The Mesorhizobium sp. M3A.F.Ca.ET.080.04.2.1 genome contains the following window.
GGGCGGCGCCAAGAGCCGCGGACTGCGCTGGCTGGCCTATGCCGGCTTCGCCTTCGAACTCGCCATCATCTATGTGGTGATGCTGCAATCGATGCTCGGCACCGCCGGCTTCTTCCTGGCGGCGGCCGTGCTGCTCGGCGTGCTGGCGCTCGCAATCATCCGCATCGAGAAGCGCATGAGAGCACCAGCCGGGGGAGGAGCAGCGGCATGAGCGGCAAAAGACTGATCATCTCCGCGCTGGTGCTGGCGCTTGTCCAGACCGGCTTCCTCAGTTGGATCATCGCCGGCCGCGCGGCGATGCTACGCCATGGCAAGGAAGTGGTCTTGAAGGTCGAGCCGGTGGACCCGCGCGATCTGCTGCGCGGCGACTACATATCGCTCGGCTATGACATATCGCGGATCCCGGTAAAGCTCATCGCCAACATTCCGCAAGGCAAGTTCTCGAGTGACGACACCTCGATCGTGGTGCGGCTGAAGAAGGGTGCCGACGCCTATTGGCAGCCGGCGGCGGCATGGTTCGGCCAGGCACCGACGCCGGCGGCTCCGGACGAGGCCGACATAAGAGGACACGTCGCCGAGGGGTGGGATCTGCGTTCGCCCGACATGACGATCACGCCGGAATACGGGATCGAGCGGTTCTATCTGCCGGAAGGCGAGGGCATGGCGATCCAGAACGACATGCGCGTGCGGCCGTTTGGCATCAAGCTGGCGCTCTCGGCCAACGGCACGGCGCAGATCAAGGCGCTGATGGATGGCGACAGGATTCTGTTCGAGGAGCCGCTCTATTAGAGTATAGGGTTAGAGTATAGGGTCTCGGCGTCGGCGCAACGGTCGGCGTTAACGGTGGTCCCGGTTATCGCTGAACACTGCTGTCTCTGCGATAATTTTTGGATAAGCACCGATCGAAATCGTGTAGCTGAAGTTTGCTGCGCCTTTTTCCTGCTTGTGTATCGAGGGGCTGCGCACAACCCAGTCATAGACGCCCGAGACCTTGCAGCGATCGTCAGCGCAGGTGACCACAATGCTGTCATTGCGGACGCTATATCCGCGTTCAGGCCAACGCCGGTAGTAGCTCCTCTTGCCCTGAATGATCGAACCCAGATTCGTCAACTTGCCATAATACTCAACCGTGGGAGCGTAGGACGCCTGGGCTTGAGCAAGAGCGAAATCGTCGTTGTCGCCATGATGCTCGATGAGATCCCTGATGAAGGCGACCGCAACGCTTTCCGGCTGTTGCACGGCATCTGGTGCGCGAGCAGGCGCGGGCGCCGGGTTTACCCTCGTAGACAGCTGCGATGTATCTGCGGGCGATTGGTCCGCTGTGGCATTGGTCACCCGCAACTCAGCCATTTCGCTGGCCGACAGGTATCTTATGTCATGCTGGTCATAGCTCGAAGCCAATTCCATCAGGCTGGGATCCACTCCCATCTCGATGACATAGGATATGATTGCGGCCGTTCCGAGCTGGACACGGGCCGCCGCTTCTTCGATGGACATCCCGTCCGCCGGTTTCAAAAAAGCCCGATGAACGCCGATAGAACCCGGTTCTGCAACCCGGTGGACGCCGCCCAAGAAAGCCAGTGAACAGGCCGAAGCGCACTGCAATTGGTGAACCTGAAGGATCCAACCCTGCCGCGCGGATCATACGCCCTAGACGCATCGCACTGCCGACGTTGCCGCCGGGGGAGTTGAATACAATTACCCTGGCCCCGCTGCTCGCAACCGCGTTGCCAAAGGCGTTCACGGGCTCATTGGCGCCAAATTCACCGGAGACAACAAGCATGGGCTGCCCGCCTGGAGAGGTAGCCGGAGTGAACTCCAGAGCCTCACCCTGACACGTCGCTGCCAAGACAACTGACCCAATCCCCAGAACCAGAGAAACTGCGCGCACAACCTGACAGAGCCCCAACCCGCCTGTTGCAACTAAGAACCTGTTATCGGACTATTTCAAGTGTATCGGAAACGCAAAAGCGAATTGTCTTCGCGAACGTAAGGACTTGCTTGCGCCGCCAGGAGTTGATGGCTCCGATCTTTCCCAAGGCTTCGGCGAGGCCCCTTCGTCCATCCATCTTCAGGTGGCCTGCCACCCGAAGCTCGAAGAGCGAAGGGTGGTGCGGATGAAGGGACTCGAACCCCCACGCCTTTCGGCACTGGAACCTAAATCCAGGGCGTCTACCAATTCCGCCACATCCGCGTTCCCCCGGCAATCCCATGTAGTCATCATTCTGTCAATGTCGGGGTCCAAATGGCCGACATTCGGCTAATCGCGAAGATGGTTGAAAATTAGGCTCGCCTGTGACAAAAGGCGTGTCGAATGTGACGGGACGCGACGATCCGCTTCTGTAGAATGTGAAAAGAAGTAGGAAAAACAAAGACTTATTCACATTTTGGATGCGTAGTTCAGGAGAGTTTGAGCCGCTCGGCGGTCAAATCACCCGGTTCCGTACCAAAAGCCATTTCCGGCAAGATTGTACCGGCAGGCTGTAAACGGGTGAGCCCGTTTGGCAGCCTCATTGGTGAAAACAAAGGTTTTAGGATGCAGGTCACCGAAACGCTCAACTCCGGTCTCAAGCGCGAGATCAAGATCACCGTGCCGGCCGGTGACATGGAAGCCAAGCTGATGGCCCGGCTCAACGATGCGCGCGGCAAGGTGCGGATCAACGGCTTCCGCCCCGGCAAGGTCCCGGTGCAGCACCTGCGCAAAGTCTACGGCAAGTCGTTCATGGCCGAGGTCGTCAACGAGATCCTCAATGACTCGACCCGCTCGATCATCTCGGGCCGCGGCGAGAAGGCCGCCATGCAGCCCGAAGTGATCATGACCGAGGACGAGAAGGAGGCCGAGAAGATCCTGGCGGGCGGCGCCGACTTCGAATTCAGCCTCAATTACGAAATCATCCCGGCAATCGAAATCAAGGATTTTTCCGACATCAAGGTGACGCGTCAGGTCTACGACGTGCCGGAGTCGGAGATCGACGAGCAGGTCAAGCGCGTGGCGGAGTCGGCCCGCGGCTACGAGCCGAAGACCGGCAAGGCCGCCGAAGGCGACCGCGTGACCATCGATTATGTCGGCAAGATCGGCGGCGAGGCTTTTGCTGGCGGCGCCGGCACCGACCAGCCGCTGGTGCTCGGCTCCAAGGAGTTCATTCCGGGCTTCGAGGACCAGTTGATTGGTGCCAAGGCCGGCGACGAGAAGCTGGTCACGGTCACGTTCCCGGAAAACTACCAGGCCGCGCATCTCGCCGGCAAGGAAGCCACCTTCGACGTGACCGTCAAGGAAGTGGCGAAGCCGGGCGAACTCGAGATCAATGATGAGACGGCCAAGAATCTCGGCCTGGAATCGCTCGAGCGACTGCGCGAGATTGTGCGCGGCCAGATCGAAAACCAGTTCGGCTCAATGACCCGTCAGAAGGTGAAGCGTCAACTGCTCGACCAACTCGACGCGTCTTATTCGTTCGAGGCGCCGTCGAAGCTCGTCGAGGCCGAGTTCAACAACATCTGGGCCCAGGTCAATCGCGACCTCGAGGCGGCCGGACGCAGTTTTGCCGACGAAGAGACGACGGAAGAAGAGGCGCGTGCCGAATATATGCGCCTGGCCGAACGCCGCGTGCGCCTCGGCCTCGTGCTTGCCGAGATCGGCGAGAAGGCCGGCGTGAGTGTGTCCGATGAGGAATTGCAGCGTGGCCTCTTCGAACAGATCCGCCGCGTCCCGGCCAACCAGCAACAGGAAGCCTTCGAGTTTTACCGCAACAATCCAGATGCGCTGAATTCGTTGCGCGCGCCGATGTTCGAAGAGAAGGTCGTCGATCACCTGCTCGGCCAGATCTCGGTCACCGACCTCAAGGTCAGCAAGGAAGAGCTGATGGCTGACGACGAGGAAGCAGAAAGCAAGTCCAAGGCAAAGCCGGCCAAAAAGGCTGCGTCGAAGAAGGCCGAGGCCAAGGCAAGTGAAGCGGCCGAGGAGACAGAGGAGCCCAAGAAGAAGGCCGCTCCGAAGAAGAAGGCCGCCAAGGACGCCGAGTAAAGGTTCAGCAAGCTGATTTCAAAAGGCCGCCCAAGAGGCGGCCTTTTTTGTTGCCAGCTGCTATCATTGTGGCAAGGCGGCAACACGACCAAGTTCAGATGCTTGCCCGCCGCTGGAGATACCGGACGTTGATGATTATCTGCGCGATAATGCGTTTCGCAGGTCGTTGGAGGCACCGGTGGGGCTGGCATTCAATATGAGGGGCGTGGTCGCGGCCGCAGCGTTCTTGGTTGCCACCGCGGCCCAGGCCGGGCC
Protein-coding sequences here:
- a CDS encoding GDYXXLXY domain-containing protein translates to MSGKRLIISALVLALVQTGFLSWIIAGRAAMLRHGKEVVLKVEPVDPRDLLRGDYISLGYDISRIPVKLIANIPQGKFSSDDTSIVVRLKKGADAYWQPAAAWFGQAPTPAAPDEADIRGHVAEGWDLRSPDMTITPEYGIERFYLPEGEGMAIQNDMRVRPFGIKLALSANGTAQIKALMDGDRILFEEPLY
- the tig gene encoding trigger factor — protein: MQVTETLNSGLKREIKITVPAGDMEAKLMARLNDARGKVRINGFRPGKVPVQHLRKVYGKSFMAEVVNEILNDSTRSIISGRGEKAAMQPEVIMTEDEKEAEKILAGGADFEFSLNYEIIPAIEIKDFSDIKVTRQVYDVPESEIDEQVKRVAESARGYEPKTGKAAEGDRVTIDYVGKIGGEAFAGGAGTDQPLVLGSKEFIPGFEDQLIGAKAGDEKLVTVTFPENYQAAHLAGKEATFDVTVKEVAKPGELEINDETAKNLGLESLERLREIVRGQIENQFGSMTRQKVKRQLLDQLDASYSFEAPSKLVEAEFNNIWAQVNRDLEAAGRSFADEETTEEEARAEYMRLAERRVRLGLVLAEIGEKAGVSVSDEELQRGLFEQIRRVPANQQQEAFEFYRNNPDALNSLRAPMFEEKVVDHLLGQISVTDLKVSKEELMADDEEAESKSKAKPAKKAASKKAEAKASEAAEETEEPKKKAAPKKKAAKDAE